A window of the Neofelis nebulosa isolate mNeoNeb1 chromosome 13, mNeoNeb1.pri, whole genome shotgun sequence genome harbors these coding sequences:
- the MARVELD1 gene encoding MARVEL domain-containing protein 1 yields the protein MLPPPPRQPPPQARAVRGAVRLQRAFLRGPLGVLRLLQLLAGAAFWITIATSRYQGPVHFALFVSVLFWLLTLGLYFLTLLGKHELVPVLGSRWLVVNVAHDLLAAALYGAATGIMISQTQSHSYCNLKDYQMACAYHAFLAAAVCGGLCLGLYLLSALYGCCRRYQGEQEVA from the coding sequence ATGCTCCCGCCGCCCCCGCGCCAGCCGCCGCCCCAGGCGCGCGCGGTCCGCGGGGCGGTGCGCCTGCAGCGGGCCTTCCTGCGCGGCCCGCTGGGCGTGCTGCGGCTGCTCCAGCTGCTGGCCGGCGCCGCCTTCTGGATCACCATCGCCACGAGCCGGTACCAGGGCCCCGTGCACTTCGCGCTCTTCGTGTCGGTGCTCTTCTGGCTGCTGACCCTGGGCCTCTACTTCCTCACGCTGCTGGGCAAGCACGAGCTGGTGCCCGTGCTGGGCTCGCGCTGGCTCGTGGTCAACGTGGCGCACGACCTGCTGGCGGCCGCGCTCTACGGCGCCGCGACGGGCATCATGATCTCCCAGACGCAGAGCCACAGCTACTGCAACCTCAAGGATTACCAGATGGCCTGCGCCTACCACGCCTTCCTGGCGGCCGCCGTCTGCGGCGGCCTCTGCCTCGGCCTCTACCTGCTCTCGGCGCTCTACGGCTGCTGCCGCCGCTACCAGGGGGAGCAGGAGGTGGCGTGA